Sequence from the Sardina pilchardus chromosome 15, fSarPil1.1, whole genome shotgun sequence genome:
CGATGGAACCGACAGGCGGGGAAGCATACCCCAAGACCGAGCAAGCCTGCACCTCCAGATTACAAATGCGCTGAAGAGGGTGCgagagctggaggagcaggtgaGGACCATACCGGAATTGAAGGCTCAGATCTGCTCCCTGACGGATGAGAAAGAACAACTTCTAAAGAGAatagaagaaaaagaacaggaacagcaacagcctccacctgtagcccagactgcagaggagcagcagcaggaggaggaagacgaggaggaggaggaagatgctgAAAGTCCCCAGCAAGGAACAGAAGACTCCTGCCTTCCAACCACCATGATCTATGTTGAGCCTCCTACCCCAGAGGATGAGACCAAAACTGAAATAGAGGACTCAGAATCAGCCCGGGAAGAGCCAGAGGACGAAGCTGCTGAGACACAGAAACCCTCAACGCAAATGTCAGAGACGCAAGCAGAGTCATTAGAGAAAGGACCCGAGGTCTCAGACGCCTTGGCATCGGTGTCAGAAACAGAGACGCAGGAAGAGACATCAGAGAGCATCAAAGAGCAGGCAGATGCCACAGAGCCAGTGGAACTAGCAGAGACACAAACAACCCCAGCGCAGGAATTTGAAAAGACAGCTGAGGCATCCAGACAGGGTCTAGAACAACAAGAAAACAGGGCAGAAAGTCCGACAGACCACTTTGGGGAGAAACAAATAGAGCCATCAGGGGCTGTTTCAAAGGAGACAGCCATGCCAAGAGTCCCATTAGAGTGTCCCGTATCTGTTGTGATAacagagccagaggaggagagtgaggaagCAGATATTAATGAAATGGAGGGAAAAACCGCTGACCAAGTTGAGCATCCTGTCAAAGAGAGCCAAAGTCTCATCATTCAGAAACTGCAGGCCAAACTGCAAGCCTTGGAGGAGAGACTGAACCATTCCAGCCTGGAGTTAGAGAAGACGCATGCCTTACTGAGGGATCAGGTGGAGGAGAACCGGCTGAAAGATGAGAGAATACAAGAGCTtaatgagagagcaagagagttaGCAGAAACAGCTAAGAATGACACAGTGGAGAATGATGAGAGTCAGCCACAACCTGAGCCACTTCTTACCAGTGATGCAGCAGTTTGTACTGATTCGGACCACGTAAGTGTGTCCGAAAAGGCTGTGTCCACTGATGACGAGGCCCAGCCGAACAATGGTCCCAAAGAGACAGATCTGACATGCTCCAGCACTCAGACACCTTCTGTTGAGGCCAAAGATATGGAGGTGCTGGCCCAAGTGCTCACCTCAGAGAAGGAGGTAGGAGTTGAGATTATTACCTGTGACCAGGCAgtggagacagaggcagaggcccAGATGGACATGGCttctgggagagaggagaggaacgaaGGAGCAGAGGAAGTGGTAGAACAGGAGAATGTGGTTTCCGTGGCTGTGGAAACCACAGAGAGCAGGTCTATTGAGAATGAAGTGAGTGAAGTGCAAGTACTTGAGGAGGAGGCAGTTGAAGAGAAGGCAGTTGAAGAGAAGGCAGTTGAGGATACTGTTGAGAAGAGCGTAGAGGCAGAAAGTGAACCAGAGGAAGAGAACGTGCTTGAGAAAATGGTGGTTGAAGAGGACAGGGCGAAGGAGAGTGCAGTTACAGAGAGTGCAGTCACAGAACCAGCCCCTGCTGAAAGTGCAGCTGTCGAGGACACAAAAAGGGAGGATGTTGCCAAGGATCCTGCAGTCACCAAGGAGACGGTGGGATCTCCAAGTTCATCAGAACCGGCCCCGAAACTGCAGAAAGAGGGCCAGCCTGCCCAGGAGGCTCAGTCCCAGTCTCGACGGTCCAGCGAGGCGGCCATCGGCCACGTGGTCACCCGCATCCAGGGCCTCCTGAACGAGCAGTGGACCAGCCTGGGCAGCGGGAGCCCCCAGGAGGCGGCGCAGAGCGCCCCCAAGCAGCAGAGCGCAGCTCCCAAGCCGCAGCAGCCGTCCAAGTTCAGCTCCATCCAGAGTCAGCTGGTCAGCTCGCTCAGCGTCCTCTCCGCCTTCTACTCGCCCGGACAGAAGGAGAAGGCAGCGGCCGCCTCGCGACAGTCAGGTACCATCACATCTGTTTCTGTGAAACTGTGTaacattacagtatgtgaaattGGGTAATGAACATGAGCaattttctgttttctctcgTGCGGGAGTAAAAGGGAGTAGGGCATAAATCATTTGTGATAGTTGGTTTAAATGTTATTTAGTTGTTGTTATAAATCTTGGATAAAAGTCTACCCACTAACAGACAGTTTACAGGTATGATTGGTGTCTTCTATTATGCAGAAGTGACATGAAAGAAGCAGCTTGTTCAGTGACTGAAAACAGATCAGAGGTAGTGTAGGACGTCTGATCTAAGCAGCAGAAATGTACACTTGCTTTGCTTTAGTGACAGCTTTTCTCCATATAAACCTATCCAGAGTACAACCTTGTTTCCACAAAAGTGAGGACgctttgtaaaatgtaaattaaaacagaatgtgatcatCTGTAAATCTTGTGAACCCATATTTAGTTGCAAACAAGGCATAGGCagcatatcaaatgttgaattGTGAAAAATCTGAAGAGGGTAAGTTAATAATGCATTATGTACTGGTTTTAAATAACATATGCTGCTATACAGACATCGTTATCAGGGAAGCAAAGCACTGCATTGTGCACATCAagactactgtaggcctatggctCAATAGTAGAAGAGGTTAGGTGCTGCAGTCCAGACCTGTCACACTGGGTGCATCACAGAATGATAAACATGATTAAGAAGACCCCAGACTGTTGAGCAGCTGAAATCCTATATCGGGCCAGAATTTCATTCTTAAAATTCCCGCAACTTGAACcgtgaatttccccttggggatcaagtatctatctatctatctatctatctatctatctatctatctaactgtTCTCCTCGGTTCACAAATATTTTCAGACTGTTGTTAAAAGAGGAGGTGAGGCAACATAGTGGTAAACATGCCTCTGTCTCAACTTTTTTGAGACGTGTTGCTGCAATTGTTGCAAATCATAGTACTCATagtttttattcacatttcatACAGCGTCCCAACTTTGTTGGAGATAGGGTTGTAGTTTGAAGCTCAAAGCTTTACTGTCTCTCTGATGTTTGGCCTCTGTTGATATCACTCCAATGTGTACATGTCAGAGCTGCTGTGATGAGTGCAGAGGATCAGAGGGATTCTCCTGCATTACCTCTATTCAGTTTGAAATGCCAGTGCCCTGTAGGTCTGGCCATGGTTGAATCCAGTCTGAAAAACAGGAACATGTGTTGGACAAAACATTGGCTATCTCCCAAACTGTATGCATGCCTGGATGCGAATGTGCATATGTTAACTTAATTCCATCACGTGTATTTGGATTCCCCATGTGCCACATTTGTGTTTCATAGCTGAACACGAACTCATCGGAGCAATTGTGAGGTAGCTGCTTATTCAACCCTATTGTTAAGGGAAATATCTGGAAAATTCACAAATTGATTGGGTCAGATGACATTGCTTACTAACGCAATATTGGAAGCCAAGTTCATTGCCATGATTTGTGAAAGCACAGTTCCCACATCCAATTGCTTCTGAGCGTAGCCTCTCTCAATTGACACAGTAGAACTATTAATTTAGTTCAGTAAATGATAGTAATTACAGACCCATTTTACTGATAGCATTATTTCCCCCCAGTTGTTTGTTTTCAATTTACCTAATTTGTTACACAGTGTGGAATGTTCATAGGAAATATCATGGAGGGGGTGACTTTCCAAACTATTTGATGAGGTCAGTT
This genomic interval carries:
- the kank4 gene encoding KN motif and ankyrin repeat domain-containing protein 4, with the protein product MMDKKSANGYPSKVPEGGSQRKQIPYSVETPYGFHLDLDFLKYVDDIEKGNTIKRVHIQRKNKGPKYSTLPRNFSLPGHGARPPPKDMWASGTSTLGPKPKSRVTEVQQIYDFKPSDGGSSSLSRIQGSSYSPPLRPAEEVKSRVYEEQPLSLQVRPNLLRASSMPVNVPRRKGSDSSEDRSPVAVSESQKENGSYERLFRAADGTDRRGSIPQDRASLHLQITNALKRVRELEEQVRTIPELKAQICSLTDEKEQLLKRIEEKEQEQQQPPPVAQTAEEQQQEEEDEEEEEDAESPQQGTEDSCLPTTMIYVEPPTPEDETKTEIEDSESAREEPEDEAAETQKPSTQMSETQAESLEKGPEVSDALASVSETETQEETSESIKEQADATEPVELAETQTTPAQEFEKTAEASRQGLEQQENRAESPTDHFGEKQIEPSGAVSKETAMPRVPLECPVSVVITEPEEESEEADINEMEGKTADQVEHPVKESQSLIIQKLQAKLQALEERLNHSSLELEKTHALLRDQVEENRLKDERIQELNERARELAETAKNDTVENDESQPQPEPLLTSDAAVCTDSDHVSVSEKAVSTDDEAQPNNGPKETDLTCSSTQTPSVEAKDMEVLAQVLTSEKEVGVEIITCDQAVETEAEAQMDMASGREERNEGAEEVVEQENVVSVAVETTESRSIENEVSEVQVLEEEAVEEKAVEEKAVEDTVEKSVEAESEPEEENVLEKMVVEEDRAKESAVTESAVTEPAPAESAAVEDTKREDVAKDPAVTKETVGSPSSSEPAPKLQKEGQPAQEAQSQSRRSSEAAIGHVVTRIQGLLNEQWTSLGSGSPQEAAQSAPKQQSAAPKPQQPSKFSSIQSQLVSSLSVLSAFYSPGQKEKAAAASRQSGLKSIMKKDGLPQKPGNGAAKKNLKFVGVNGGYESTSSEESSGEENQEEQEQELEDSSEPEEDKEQGHEAGAQAQEEATSAGAQGEEVEEKEEAGGPEGAAEPAGAEAFMSSPELPVSEVVDKEFMAACYYLKDRRNEVDNPNKEMRQVLMVLYQEWFRVSSQKDSQADTVTLYLREVGMATPTLLSYIVNLADGNGNTALHYSVSHSNFPVVKLLLDTELCAVDHQNKAGYTAIMLAALTAAESPEDVEVAQHLLQKGNINANASQTGQTALMLAVSHGRTAMVRVLLSCGASVNVQDHDGSTALMCACEHGHVEIARVLLEHPDCDTSLKDKDGHTALSVATQASHMEVVDLLQAHTGAQASQAAAPQ